A segment of the Lysobacterales bacterium genome:
CCCCGCAGGCGTGCCGTCGGTACGCCATATCTCGTGGGTATGCCGCCCCGGGCGACTGGCGAAATATAGATGTCCGTCCGGTGCCTTGGTGGCGGGACTCAACGAGAAGCGGGTGTCCCGCAGGAGCACGGAAACGCCGTTCGCATCGGCACGGAAACGAACGAACTCGTACTCGTCGTTCTGGCCGGCGGGTGCCGGTCGGCTCCAGAGAAGGCCACCGCCCTGCCGCAGCCAGCGATCCCCTACCTGCGAGGGCCTGGCCGGGAAGGGAACCGTCGTTCCGCCGTCAATGACGAGTCCCTGTCCGTTGGAGTTCGCGTAACGCAGCAGTTCCTCGTCGGTCCGAGCATAGACCAGGCCGTCCTGCACAGCGGCCAGCGAGAGGAAGAGCGGCGGCTGCGACAGGCCGGCCACCACGGAATCGAGCACGGAGACCATCGACGATGCCCCATCGAAGCGCCTAAGCTCGGACACGTAGTTGCTGGCGGCGAAATGCGAGCGGGTGTAGTAGGCCTGGTTGCCCAGCGCGGACAGGGCCAGCGGCTGGGACACGCAGGACGGCTCCTGCGTCCAGTCCGCGATCTGGGTGCCGGCCACCGACCCGTCGGTCCTGACCACGCGCTGATGCACGCAGTCGCGAACCAGCAGCCAGTAGTAGCCGTCGTCGGCATCGTGGAGGACGCGGGGCCACTCCCAGGCATGGCCGGCCGGCACCGACATCAGCATCGCGTTGCTTCCCGGCAAGCCCTCGGTGCTCCACAGTTCCAGCAGCACCGGAGGCTGCGCGGCCTCGCGCAGGAATACGACGCGATTGCCGACCGTCGCCATGCGCGTATAAGACCACCCGCCCGCCGACGACTGCAGCTGGATCTTGTCTTCGCCCGGGCGCACCGACCACAGCGATGCGCCCTCGCCGAACACGATCCGGTCGCCCGCCGTGGCCATGCCGAGAACCACCGCGGTTCCCTCGTCGCCCGCGAGGGTGGCGACCCGGGTCGCCTGCTGGTCGCCGGTCACCGCCCAGATCTCGAGCTGGCCTTGGCGATGGACGACCGCGTACAGGGGGCCGGTCGACGGGAGAAGGTGCTTGATCCGGTCGGGGTCCGGCCCGGTATCGATTTCCAGTGCCAGGGCCGAGTTGCCGGTATTCGGATCGATGCGATAGAGCGCCTGGCCGGTGTCCGGCCGGAAACCTACGGCGTAGAGCGAGCCGGCATGCCAGACCATTCTCGGCCCGTCGCCCGTGTTGGGATGAAGTCCAAACGCAGGGTCGAAGAAATGCAGGTCCGGATCGGGCGCGGTCGTTGCGTCCACGACCATGCGCAGGGCGATGCCGGCCCACGCATTGGTGTAGATGAACGCGGCTGCCACGGTGGCGGCGCACAGAGACTGGAGCTTGCGAACAATCGATTGAACCATATGTGGAAGCGGTTCCAGCGGTGCGGTGGATTAGGGGCGCATCAATCCAGCGACAGCGGCCGCGCGCAGCAGCGGTACCAGTCCTCGCCGCGCGGCTGGAACACCGAGCAGCAGCGCATCTCGCCGCCGTAGATGTGCAGGGAGACCGCGACGTCGCGGTCGCTGGCGTTGCGGATGGCGTGGTACTCGTGCGGCGGGATCAGGCTGCCGGCCGAACCCGGGCCGGCGTCCAGGGTGCCGCGCTGCTCGAAGCGGAAATCGTCGCCGTCGCGCTCGAGCAGCTCGTACTGGACGATCTCCAGGGTGCCGGCGACCACGCCCTCGACGCACCACAGGCCAGAGTGGTCGTGCACCGGGGTGCCCTGGCCGGGCCCCCAGGTCATCGCGATCACCGTGTAGCCCAGCTCCTCGCTGCGGTGGATCTCGCGGCGCGCATAGTGCTCCGGATGCGGCTGGAAGACCTCGTCGGGCAGGCTCAGGCGCTGCTCGCGCATGAGCTGGCACAGGGTCTGGCGCAGGGCAGTGGTCAATTCGGCGCAGTCGCGGCCGCGGATGGCCCCGTCCAGGGCCTGGACCAGCTCGGCATGGCCCGCGAAATCGCGGATCGGGGCGGATGCGATGGCGTTCATGGCCGTCACTTTACCATCACGGCCGTCGGCGGCCCCGGGCGGCGCCGGATGGGCGCTCAGATCGCGGCCATGAAGTCGCCGATCGCCTTGCCGAAGCGCGGCGTGTCGACCAGAAAGGCGTCATGGCCCTGGATCGAGGGCAGGGCGGCGAACTGCGTCGGCACGCCGCCCTCGCGCAGGCCTTCGGCGATCTCCTCCTGCTGCTCCAGCGGGAACAGCAGGTCGGTCTCGACGCCGATCACCAGGGCGCCGCGGGCACGGATGCGGGCCAGGCCGCGCGCCACCGAGCCGCCGTAGTCGGCGACGTCGAACCAGTCCATGGCGCGCGACAGGTACAGGTAGCAGTTCGGATCGAAGCGGGTGATGAAGCGCTCGGCCTGGTAGGCCAGGTAGGACTCGACCGCGAACTCCGGGCCGAACGCGCTGCCGTCGCGGACATCTTCGGCGACCTTGCTGCGCCCGAAGCGCTGCCGCCACTCGCGCGCCGAGCGGTAGGTGGTCATGCCCAGCTTGCGGGCCAGCAGCATGCCGGTCACCGGAAATGCGTCGGCGTCGTAGTGGCCGCCGTTCCAGGCCGGGTCGGATCGGATCAGCTCGCGCTGCAGCGAGCGGATGGCGATCGAGAACGGCAGCGAATGCGGGGCGGTCGACACCAGCAGCAGGTGGCGGGCCGCCTCCGGCAGGTTCAGCGCATAGGCCAGGGCGCTCATGCCACCCATCGAGGGGCCGACCAGGCAGTGCAGGCGCTCGATGCCCAGCGACCTGACCACCTCGTGCGCGGCCAGCGCGACGTCCTCCAGACTGAGCGCCGGGAAGTCCAGGCGCCAGGGTTGGCCGGTGGCCGGATTCGGCGAGGCCGGCCCGGTCGAACCCATGCAACTGCCCAGGGAATTCACGCAGACCACGAACCAGCGCCGGGTGTCGATCGCCTTGCCAGGTCCGATGATGTCGTCCCACCAGCCCGGCGTCGGATCGTCGGGATGGGCCGCGGCATGGGCGCTGGGCGACATGC
Coding sequences within it:
- a CDS encoding cysteine dioxygenase family protein; translated protein: MNAIASAPIRDFAGHAELVQALDGAIRGRDCAELTTALRQTLCQLMREQRLSLPDEVFQPHPEHYARREIHRSEELGYTVIAMTWGPGQGTPVHDHSGLWCVEGVVAGTLEIVQYELLERDGDDFRFEQRGTLDAGPGSAGSLIPPHEYHAIRNASDRDVAVSLHIYGGEMRCCSVFQPRGEDWYRCCARPLSLD
- a CDS encoding homoserine O-acetyltransferase; the protein is MTPATRYCPLPSPFAMRRGGRLEDARVAYETWGELAPARDNAVLVLTGMSPSAHAAAHPDDPTPGWWDDIIGPGKAIDTRRWFVVCVNSLGSCMGSTGPASPNPATGQPWRLDFPALSLEDVALAAHEVVRSLGIERLHCLVGPSMGGMSALAYALNLPEAARHLLLVSTAPHSLPFSIAIRSLQRELIRSDPAWNGGHYDADAFPVTGMLLARKLGMTTYRSAREWRQRFGRSKVAEDVRDGSAFGPEFAVESYLAYQAERFITRFDPNCYLYLSRAMDWFDVADYGGSVARGLARIRARGALVIGVETDLLFPLEQQEEIAEGLREGGVPTQFAALPSIQGHDAFLVDTPRFGKAIGDFMAAI